Proteins found in one Flavobacteriales bacterium genomic segment:
- a CDS encoding DUF4199 domain-containing protein: MTMDDMNDRIDAPVGKAAIRGGLILGLFGVVFNSILYFAGLLTEQWAGWLSVPIVLVILYFIQKKFRDEQQNGFITFGKAWKLGFLAGLVSTVINAIYTFILYSADESLTDAALEKAYGDMMDQGMTSSQVDQAMEITEMMVSPTAMIFWVLLFGVIFGMIFPLITSAIVQRKHPLD; the protein is encoded by the coding sequence ATGACCATGGATGATATGAATGACAGGATAGATGCCCCCGTAGGGAAAGCAGCCATCAGGGGAGGGCTCATCCTCGGATTATTCGGGGTGGTCTTCAACTCTATCCTCTATTTTGCTGGGCTCCTCACCGAGCAATGGGCCGGGTGGCTCTCGGTACCTATCGTGCTAGTGATCCTCTATTTCATCCAGAAGAAATTCAGAGATGAGCAGCAGAATGGATTCATCACCTTCGGTAAGGCTTGGAAACTTGGTTTCTTGGCGGGATTGGTCAGTACGGTGATCAATGCCATATATACCTTCATCCTGTATAGTGCAGATGAATCCTTGACCGATGCCGCGCTGGAGAAGGCCTATGGGGACATGATGGACCAAGGCATGACCAGTTCGCAGGTAGACCAGGCCATGGAGATCACCGAGATGATGGTCAGTCCTACGGCCATGATATTCTGGGTGCTTCTGTTCGGGGTCATCTTCGGCATGATCTTCCCATTGATAACCTCTGCCATCGTTCAACGTAAACATCCATTGGATTGA
- a CDS encoding glycosyltransferase family 2 protein, with the protein MDLSIVIPAYNEQESIPELLEWIKRSVASVVDGYEVIFIDDGSNDDTWSVICASKQTHPEVKGLRLQRNSGKSAALRAGFKEAQGDIVVTMDADLQDSPEEIPEMMRMIHEDNLDVVSGWKKKRYDPITKTVPTKIYNWATRQMSGIHLHDFNCGLKAYRRPVVKSVDVRGEMHRYIPVLAKWSGYRRIGEKVVQHQERKYGSTKFGMERFMNGFLDLLTVTFVTRFSKSPMHLFGLWGSFWFLIGFGIFAFIAGEKVYNMSQGIVSKNIAEMSQFYIALVVMIIGTQLFLAGFLGELIIRNSNKDDFRIAERV; encoded by the coding sequence TTGGATCTTTCGATTGTCATACCTGCTTATAACGAGCAAGAGTCTATTCCAGAGCTGCTGGAATGGATCAAGCGTTCGGTCGCATCTGTAGTGGATGGCTATGAGGTCATCTTCATAGATGACGGTAGCAATGACGATACCTGGTCGGTGATATGTGCTTCCAAACAGACCCACCCAGAGGTCAAAGGGCTCAGGCTACAGCGGAATTCGGGAAAGTCAGCCGCCCTGAGGGCCGGATTCAAAGAGGCTCAAGGAGACATAGTAGTGACCATGGATGCCGATCTACAGGATTCTCCCGAGGAGATTCCCGAGATGATGCGTATGATCCATGAAGATAACTTGGACGTGGTCTCAGGCTGGAAGAAAAAACGCTACGATCCCATCACAAAAACTGTCCCTACCAAGATCTACAATTGGGCCACCCGCCAAATGAGCGGCATCCATCTACATGACTTCAATTGCGGATTGAAGGCCTATCGTAGACCCGTGGTCAAGAGCGTGGACGTGCGCGGTGAGATGCATCGATATATCCCCGTACTCGCCAAATGGTCGGGCTATAGACGCATCGGAGAGAAGGTGGTGCAGCATCAGGAGCGCAAGTACGGCAGCACCAAATTCGGTATGGAACGTTTTATGAATGGATTCTTAGACCTGCTCACTGTGACCTTTGTCACCCGCTTCTCTAAGAGTCCCATGCACCTCTTCGGACTATGGGGCTCCTTCTGGTTCCTCATAGGATTCGGGATATTCGCTTTCATCGCTGGCGAAAAGGTCTATAACATGTCACAGGGCATCGTCAGTAAGAACATCGCAGAGATGAGTCAGTTCTACATCGCCCTCGTAGTGATGATCATCGGTACACAGCTTTTCTTGGCAGGATTCCTTGGAGAACTCATCATCCGCAACTCCAATAAGGATGATTTCCGCATTGCGGAAAGGGTCTGA
- the fsa gene encoding fructose-6-phosphate aldolase encodes MRFFIDTANLDQIKEAAELGVLDGCTTNPSLMAKEGISGDERVKQHYKDICDIVRGPVSAEVISTDFEGMVREGEALASLDENIVVKVPMIKDGVRALKHFSNEGIQTNCTLVFSAGQALLAAKAGATYVSPFIGRLDDVSTDGLDLIAQIRHIYDNYMFETQILAASVRHTMHVIKCAEIGADVMTGPLSSIVGLLKHPLTDSGLAKFLADHKKASETVNA; translated from the coding sequence ATGAGATTCTTCATCGATACCGCAAATCTGGATCAGATCAAAGAAGCCGCAGAACTCGGAGTTTTAGACGGTTGTACCACCAATCCCTCCCTCATGGCCAAAGAAGGCATCAGTGGGGATGAACGGGTCAAGCAGCACTATAAGGACATCTGCGACATCGTGCGTGGACCCGTGAGTGCCGAGGTCATCTCTACGGATTTCGAAGGGATGGTACGTGAAGGTGAGGCACTGGCCTCGCTGGATGAGAATATCGTGGTCAAAGTACCCATGATCAAAGATGGAGTGCGCGCTTTGAAGCATTTCAGCAATGAAGGCATCCAGACCAATTGCACCCTTGTCTTCTCGGCCGGTCAGGCTCTTTTGGCCGCTAAGGCAGGAGCGACCTATGTTTCTCCCTTCATCGGAAGGCTGGATGATGTCTCCACTGATGGGCTCGACCTCATTGCGCAGATCCGTCATATCTATGATAACTACATGTTCGAGACGCAGATATTGGCTGCTTCGGTCCGTCATACCATGCACGTGATCAAGTGTGCCGAGATAGGTGCCGATGTGATGACCGGACCTCTCTCTTCTATCGTAGGGCTTCTCAAGCACCCACTGACCGATAGCGGACTGGCCAAGTTCCTGGCCGATCATAAGAAGGCTTCTGAAACCGTAAATGCCTGA
- a CDS encoding threonylcarbamoyl-AMP synthase — MLIKIHPDNPPENKLDQVIECIKDGGVIIYPTDTIYAIGCDLNNHKAVERVARIKGVKMEKANFSLVCYDLSHLSTYAKQIDTNTFKLMKRLLPGPYTFILRASKEVPKLFTDKKKTVGIRVPDNNVCRELVLRLGHPMVSSSVHDDDEVIEYTTDPELIHERYQDQVDMVIDSGYGKNIPSTVLSCLDEEVEVIREGAGLVDF, encoded by the coding sequence ATGCTGATCAAGATTCACCCGGACAATCCACCAGAGAACAAACTCGACCAAGTGATCGAGTGTATCAAGGACGGTGGTGTGATCATCTACCCGACCGACACCATCTATGCCATCGGTTGTGACCTGAACAATCACAAGGCCGTAGAGCGTGTAGCGCGTATCAAAGGCGTGAAGATGGAGAAGGCCAACTTCTCACTGGTGTGCTATGATCTCAGTCACCTCAGCACCTATGCCAAGCAGATCGACACCAACACCTTCAAGCTGATGAAGCGCCTACTCCCGGGGCCCTATACCTTCATTCTCAGAGCAAGCAAGGAGGTGCCCAAGCTCTTCACCGATAAGAAGAAGACTGTGGGTATCCGTGTGCCCGACAACAACGTCTGTCGCGAGTTGGTATTACGATTGGGGCACCCGATGGTCTCCAGTTCAGTGCACGATGATGATGAGGTGATCGAGTACACCACCGATCCCGAATTGATTCACGAGCGTTATCAGGACCAGGTAGATATGGTCATCGACTCGGGCTATGGGAAGAACATCCCTTCTACCGTACTGAGCTGTTTGGATGAGGAGGTCGAGGTCATCCGGGAAGGAGCCGGACTGGTGGATTTCTGA
- a CDS encoding SDR family oxidoreductase, protein MSRVVLITGASSGIGKSMAQFLTQKGLQVYGTSRKAEMGEVRDGVTFVPMDVTDDESVRRGVDFILQQAGHIDVLVNNAGIGMVGSVEDSSPDEMKMQFETNYYGPVRTMQAVLPSMRERSSGYIINISSLAGLFGLPYRGVYSAAKYALNGLTEAARMELLQFGVHAVVLCPGDYKTAIKSSRIRVKKGDTSVYAEEFDKVHHLLNEELHHSGDPIEVAQTVWKIINKKSPKPYYISASTFQKFVVHLRYWLPTKAFQWLMMRNYKMLGK, encoded by the coding sequence ATGAGTAGAGTCGTGTTGATCACCGGAGCCTCTTCGGGCATTGGCAAATCGATGGCCCAATTCCTGACTCAGAAAGGCCTCCAAGTCTATGGTACCAGCCGCAAGGCAGAAATGGGAGAAGTACGTGATGGAGTCACCTTCGTCCCCATGGATGTGACCGATGATGAGTCGGTCCGTAGAGGTGTCGACTTCATTCTCCAGCAGGCCGGCCACATCGATGTCCTAGTAAACAACGCAGGCATTGGCATGGTAGGCTCGGTTGAAGACTCCAGTCCCGATGAGATGAAGATGCAATTCGAGACCAATTACTACGGACCCGTGCGTACCATGCAGGCCGTATTACCCAGCATGCGTGAGCGGTCGAGTGGATATATCATCAATATCTCTTCACTGGCCGGGCTCTTCGGACTCCCCTATCGCGGAGTGTATTCTGCGGCCAAATATGCCCTCAACGGACTCACCGAAGCCGCACGTATGGAATTACTGCAATTCGGAGTACATGCCGTAGTTCTCTGCCCTGGAGATTACAAGACCGCTATCAAGAGCTCGCGCATCCGGGTCAAGAAAGGAGACACTTCGGTCTATGCTGAGGAGTTCGACAAGGTGCATCACCTGCTCAATGAAGAACTCCATCATAGCGGTGACCCCATCGAAGTCGCCCAGACCGTGTGGAAGATCATCAACAAGAAGAGCCCTAAGCCTTATTATATCTCGGCCAGTACCTTCCAGAAATTCGTGGTGCATCTGCGCTATTGGTTGCCTACCAAGGCCTTCCAGTGGCTGATGATGCGGAATTATAAGATGTTGGGGAAATGA